A DNA window from Pseudoalteromonas marina contains the following coding sequences:
- a CDS encoding LON peptidase substrate-binding domain-containing protein, with amino-acid sequence MKRAIFPLPIFILPEGYTRLRIFEPRYLNMVKTALKNNTGFVLCTFEHDTPFNISAQGCLVDIIDFDQDDNDVLLIDVFASKSVQINDVYQDEEELRHGLISDCKTPYWYSDKNKQVGEHFLLHDALRNVFYGNPELSLLYKTTNFNNLAWIAARWLELLPISIEKKQQLAFETNFDNLLNFLHTVINNEFA; translated from the coding sequence ATGAAACGTGCGATTTTCCCATTACCCATTTTTATTTTACCTGAAGGTTATACGCGTTTGCGTATTTTTGAACCTCGTTATTTAAACATGGTTAAAACCGCATTAAAAAATAACACGGGGTTTGTGCTATGTACGTTTGAGCACGACACACCTTTTAACATTAGCGCCCAAGGATGCTTGGTTGATATAATCGACTTTGACCAAGACGATAATGACGTGCTTCTTATTGATGTTTTTGCGTCTAAAAGTGTTCAAATAAATGATGTTTACCAAGACGAAGAAGAACTTCGCCATGGTTTAATATCTGATTGTAAAACGCCTTACTGGTATAGCGATAAAAACAAACAAGTGGGTGAGCATTTTTTATTGCATGACGCATTGCGTAACGTTTTTTATGGCAACCCTGAACTTAGCCTACTTTACAAAACAACTAACTTTAATAATTTAGCTTGGATAGCCGCCCGTTGGCTTGAGTTGTTACCTATTTCGATCGAGAAAAAACAACAACTTGCGTTCGAAACTAACTTTGATAACTTACTTAATTTCCTCCATACTGTAATTAATAACGAATTTGCCTAA
- the trhA gene encoding PAQR family membrane homeostasis protein TrhA, whose protein sequence is MSLDAPYSRKEEQLNVISHSLGIFFAVFVMWDLFNQATSTKANISTAIYGSSLFILFLSSTLYHASVQPKLRALYKKCDHCAIYLLIAGTYTPFLLLSLSGAWSWGTLSFIWTVAIAGVAYKILVKNGNKKISLATYLLMGWFALAIIYPLYSSIDVKALYWLLAGGIFYSAGTLFYSAKTTQFSHAIWHLFVIAGCICHYISISTYVY, encoded by the coding sequence ATGTCACTCGACGCCCCTTATTCTCGTAAAGAAGAACAGCTCAATGTTATAAGCCACTCACTCGGTATTTTTTTTGCTGTTTTTGTGATGTGGGATTTATTTAACCAAGCAACCAGCACTAAAGCCAATATAAGTACCGCAATATACGGTAGTAGCTTATTTATACTATTTTTATCATCAACACTATACCACGCGAGCGTGCAACCTAAGTTGCGTGCCTTGTACAAAAAGTGTGACCACTGCGCCATTTATTTACTTATTGCAGGCACATACACTCCTTTTTTATTGCTCTCACTATCGGGGGCCTGGTCATGGGGTACACTCAGCTTTATATGGACCGTTGCGATTGCAGGTGTTGCATACAAAATACTTGTTAAAAATGGTAACAAAAAAATATCCCTAGCCACCTACCTACTCATGGGGTGGTTTGCATTAGCAATTATCTATCCGTTGTATTCGAGCATTGATGTAAAAGCTTTATATTGGCTACTCGCTGGCGGAATTTTTTATAGCGCAGGCACATTATTTTACAGCGCTAAAACAACTCAATTCAGCCACGCAATTTGGCACTTATTCGTAATAGCTGGTTGTATTTGTCATTATATTTCGATCAGCACCTACGTTTATTAA
- a CDS encoding ChrR family anti-sigma-E factor, whose amino-acid sequence MIKHHPSETLLTEYCSASLSASLSLAVSIHVDMCPVCQEKVAKIEASNADALFSEVTENFDNPVNNQSQLLEEFDMNVLDLITADDSIDEVYEVEPVKVSVNDHNYQLPRALTRISHSKFTQVGKLARSRVALDDGALRSSLLHIDAGGEIPEHTHTGFEITLLLDGEFCDEDGHYVPGDFIWQDGRHQHTPITKDGCLCFTVVSSALHFNKGLSKLLNPIGNLIY is encoded by the coding sequence ATGATTAAACATCACCCGAGTGAAACACTACTTACAGAGTATTGTTCAGCGTCGTTAAGTGCCTCTTTGAGCCTTGCAGTTTCGATACATGTGGATATGTGTCCTGTTTGCCAAGAAAAAGTAGCAAAAATAGAAGCAAGCAACGCAGATGCTCTGTTTAGTGAAGTCACCGAAAATTTTGATAATCCGGTTAATAATCAATCTCAGTTGCTTGAAGAGTTTGATATGAATGTGCTCGACTTAATTACTGCAGACGACTCTATAGACGAAGTATATGAGGTAGAGCCAGTTAAAGTAAGTGTAAATGATCACAATTACCAACTCCCTCGTGCTCTGACTCGTATTTCGCACAGCAAGTTTACTCAAGTTGGCAAATTAGCCCGTTCACGTGTAGCACTAGATGATGGTGCATTACGTTCAAGTTTACTGCACATAGATGCGGGCGGTGAAATTCCTGAACATACGCACACAGGTTTTGAAATAACCCTATTACTTGACGGTGAGTTTTGTGATGAAGACGGACACTACGTGCCAGGTGACTTTATTTGGCAAGATGGTCGTCATCAACACACGCCAATAACAAAAGATGGGTGTTTATGCTTTACAGTTGTGAGCAGTGCGCTACATTTTAATAAAGGGCTAAGTAAATTACTAAATCCAATTGGTAATTTAATCTACTAA
- a CDS encoding ATP-dependent nuclease yields the protein MKIESIWVKNWRSVKEEKLEAQDLMVIIGQNNHGKSNLLSSVLFFFGEIKQQDLDFYHGSIELFVEIEFGDLDESDKTTFKKYLTSEEKIVVRKTAFLGGSFEYRGYIENPSDDWLQEANASAYTKRELASSLPFHPHIPDSGRITKQNIIDAQNEYIQNNREDIQFAFELESTNFLGLKSVAKGIFGEVYFIPAVKEASDDFSSKDSSVFGKMYADVVALMSEHNNDWKETKEKLGKLFSTLNKKDQEGNDNNDRPQQLTDFEQELTDELVAWGAKVDIEVNAPDIKNVFKANTQVWVDDGVRTDIKRKGHGLQRALTVALIQVVAKKALAEAESAEEQGNRKASNSRYFIFEEPELYLHPQAQRSLFDSFVALSESGSQVILCTHSSGLIDVERYKSIYIATKVDELNGTKVKQCTEDLFEGDSKKDFNLSYWINPDRGELFFASKVVLLEGATEKTVFPLLAKELDVFRYEYTLIDCGSKDNIPLYVKLMNKFSIPYVAVYDRDHQAHKGVDAIASADRSTQKIVDEIDNNIGSSVVLENDIEEELGLPNGGSSKPYVALSHITAEGFSVTPQMAQKIREVYDAEA from the coding sequence GTGAAAATTGAAAGTATATGGGTCAAAAACTGGCGTTCAGTAAAAGAAGAAAAGCTAGAAGCACAAGATCTGATGGTTATCATTGGCCAGAATAACCACGGGAAATCGAATCTCTTATCTTCTGTCTTGTTCTTCTTTGGTGAGATAAAGCAACAAGATCTGGATTTTTATCATGGGTCTATTGAACTATTTGTGGAAATTGAGTTTGGTGATCTTGATGAATCAGACAAAACTACATTCAAGAAGTATTTAACCTCTGAAGAAAAAATAGTTGTAAGAAAAACTGCCTTTCTAGGCGGTAGTTTTGAATACCGAGGGTACATAGAAAACCCATCGGATGACTGGCTTCAAGAAGCAAATGCTTCTGCTTATACTAAAAGAGAGCTTGCTTCTAGTCTGCCATTCCATCCTCATATCCCCGATTCTGGTCGAATTACCAAACAAAACATCATCGATGCCCAAAACGAATATATCCAGAATAACAGGGAGGATATTCAATTCGCTTTTGAGCTTGAGTCGACAAACTTTCTTGGCTTGAAAAGTGTCGCAAAAGGAATATTTGGTGAGGTTTACTTTATACCAGCAGTAAAAGAAGCCTCGGATGATTTTTCTTCTAAAGATTCTAGTGTTTTCGGAAAAATGTATGCTGATGTTGTAGCTTTAATGTCTGAACACAATAACGACTGGAAGGAAACAAAGGAAAAACTCGGGAAACTATTTTCCACCCTGAACAAAAAAGACCAGGAAGGCAATGACAATAATGATAGACCTCAGCAATTAACTGACTTTGAACAAGAGTTAACTGATGAGCTTGTTGCATGGGGTGCAAAAGTAGATATTGAAGTAAACGCCCCTGATATTAAAAATGTATTTAAAGCAAATACACAGGTTTGGGTTGATGACGGTGTTAGAACTGACATAAAACGAAAAGGGCACGGTTTACAGCGAGCTCTAACAGTTGCTCTAATACAAGTAGTTGCTAAGAAGGCTCTTGCTGAGGCAGAGTCAGCGGAAGAGCAAGGAAACAGGAAAGCATCAAATTCAAGATACTTCATATTCGAAGAGCCTGAGCTTTATTTGCATCCCCAAGCACAAAGGTCGTTATTCGACTCATTCGTGGCTTTGTCTGAGTCAGGGAGTCAAGTTATTCTTTGTACTCACTCAAGCGGTTTAATTGATGTTGAGCGTTATAAGTCTATTTACATAGCAACAAAGGTTGATGAGTTAAACGGAACTAAGGTTAAACAGTGCACCGAAGACTTATTTGAAGGGGATTCAAAGAAAGATTTCAACCTTTCCTACTGGATCAACCCTGATCGTGGGGAATTATTTTTTGCAAGTAAAGTTGTTTTGCTAGAGGGCGCTACAGAAAAAACTGTATTTCCTCTGTTGGCGAAAGAGCTTGATGTTTTCAGGTACGAGTATACGTTAATCGATTGCGGCTCAAAAGATAATATCCCTCTTTATGTTAAGCTCATGAATAAGTTTTCTATCCCATATGTGGCTGTTTATGACAGAGATCATCAAGCTCACAAAGGGGTAGATGCAATTGCGTCAGCAGATCGATCAACACAAAAAATTGTTGATGAGATCGATAACAACATAGGTTCTTCAGTGGTATTAGAAAACGATATAGAGGAAGAGCTAGGATTACCAAATGGCGGTAGCAGCAAACCTTATGTCGCATTAAGTCACATCACAGCAGAAGGTTTTTCGGTCACGCCACAAATGGCTCAAAAGATCAGAGAAGTTTATGACGCAGAGGCCTAA
- the lepB gene encoding signal peptidase I codes for MEDSWKPKAWLSIFYGLVIQPFTFLYVNKAKLFWFYLILIIFVTLIDTKLQAIDDTESWHHNIYFTWLFLIICPIHAYLICRGYDKGQRKKWYAGWLATLVCFVMFFAFLSLVRAFIYEPFSIPARSMSPTLNPGDQVIVSKSGFGNYRYFGLQIVKKAPSKTLKRGDVVVFQYPQNPQIDFVKRVIGLPGDTVIYRDKSIFIKPSCMDESANCPGFTEVAKEYKFTDSGAGSEHEYYKESLDNDSYVIKLNSNQKDLSERYFYQVGTQTDEWLVPDKHYFVLGDNRDNSLDSRYWGFVPESNIIGKIAYVW; via the coding sequence TTGGAAGATTCATGGAAGCCCAAAGCTTGGCTAAGTATTTTTTACGGTTTGGTAATACAGCCTTTCACATTTTTGTATGTTAACAAAGCCAAGTTGTTTTGGTTTTACTTAATTTTGATTATATTTGTTACATTAATCGATACCAAGCTGCAGGCTATTGATGATACCGAGTCGTGGCATCATAATATTTATTTTACTTGGTTGTTTTTAATCATTTGTCCTATTCATGCTTATCTTATTTGTCGGGGGTACGACAAAGGTCAACGCAAGAAGTGGTACGCTGGTTGGTTGGCTACGTTAGTATGTTTTGTCATGTTTTTTGCGTTCTTATCTTTAGTCAGAGCTTTTATTTATGAGCCATTTTCTATCCCGGCAAGGTCAATGAGTCCCACTTTAAATCCTGGTGATCAAGTTATAGTGAGTAAAAGTGGATTTGGAAACTATAGATATTTTGGGTTACAAATAGTCAAAAAAGCACCATCTAAAACACTTAAAAGAGGTGATGTGGTTGTGTTCCAATATCCACAGAATCCTCAAATTGATTTTGTCAAAAGGGTTATAGGACTGCCTGGGGATACTGTTATATACCGTGACAAAAGTATCTTTATTAAACCTTCTTGCATGGATGAATCGGCAAATTGTCCTGGATTTACAGAGGTAGCGAAAGAATACAAATTCACTGACTCGGGAGCTGGTTCGGAGCATGAGTATTATAAAGAGTCGCTAGATAATGATTCATACGTTATTAAATTGAACAGTAATCAGAAAGATTTATCCGAACGTTACTTTTATCAAGTTGGTACTCAAACAGATGAATGGTTAGTGCCAGATAAGCACTATTTCGTATTAGGTGACAATAGAGATAATAGTCTAGATAGTCGTTACTGGGGATTTGTGCCTGAGAGCAATATCATTGGTAAAATAGCGTATGTTTGGTAA
- a CDS encoding YbgA family protein, which translates to MQKTTIKIGISACLAGEKVRFDTGHKRSNFCMDELAKHVEYTRFCPEVAVGLPIPRPTIRQVRVGDTIKVCRPDGSGDVGPQLTEYGKKVATEQAKELSGFVFCAKSPSCGMERIKIYNEAGTGNTSEGVGFFAEQIMKHNPLLPCEENGRLNDIHLRENFVMRVYVLNSWQQLVKEPLSVHHLTQFHAKHKYLLMAHNYQAYRELGKLLGTYAGDDINALADEYILGLMTGLKKPASRRNNCNTLMHLQGYFKKDLAKVEKQELREAIDEYRSGLVPLYVPLTLLKHHLKVHPKEYLEKQVFFNPYPHDLKLRFGI; encoded by the coding sequence ATGCAAAAAACTACAATAAAAATAGGTATAAGCGCCTGCTTAGCAGGCGAGAAAGTTAGATTTGATACAGGTCACAAAAGGTCAAACTTTTGTATGGACGAACTTGCAAAGCATGTTGAATACACACGATTTTGTCCTGAGGTTGCGGTTGGCTTACCAATTCCTCGACCTACAATTCGCCAAGTTCGAGTTGGCGACACAATTAAAGTTTGCCGCCCTGATGGCTCTGGTGATGTTGGGCCGCAGTTAACTGAATACGGTAAAAAGGTTGCTACTGAGCAAGCTAAAGAGTTGAGTGGTTTTGTATTTTGTGCAAAAAGTCCAAGTTGTGGCATGGAGCGTATAAAAATATACAACGAGGCTGGGACGGGTAACACCTCAGAGGGCGTTGGTTTTTTTGCAGAACAAATTATGAAGCACAACCCACTTTTGCCTTGCGAGGAAAATGGTAGGTTAAACGACATACACCTGCGTGAAAATTTTGTAATGCGCGTGTACGTTCTAAACAGTTGGCAGCAGCTTGTAAAAGAACCATTAAGTGTTCATCACTTAACGCAATTTCATGCAAAGCATAAGTATTTATTAATGGCACACAATTACCAAGCTTATCGAGAGCTTGGCAAGTTACTTGGAACCTACGCTGGTGATGATATAAACGCATTGGCCGATGAATACATTTTAGGTTTAATGACAGGGCTTAAAAAACCTGCATCTCGTCGTAATAACTGTAACACCTTAATGCATTTACAAGGTTACTTTAAGAAAGACCTTGCTAAGGTAGAAAAGCAAGAACTGCGTGAAGCAATAGACGAGTATCGTTCTGGTTTAGTGCCGCTTTATGTGCCTCTTACTTTACTTAAGCACCATCTAAAAGTTCACCCTAAAGAGTACCTAGAAAAACAGGTGTTTTTTAATCCCTATCCTCATGACTTAAAACTACGATTTGGTATTTAA
- the phrB gene encoding deoxyribodipyrimidine photo-lyase: MNTLFWFRRDLRLFSNEALIEALNNGAKHAIFFVCEKQWQQHQAAPIQIDLLKRRVTYLQEQLANFGITLNVINAPNFSDCESELLSFCETHDIQHIIANTEYELNEENRDKDVLAQCDKRSITFTLYEGDLIAPVGSIKNQSNEMYKVFTPFKRAWLKQYQDTHFSLAQWPLEQNPIKIEKSQHLENDGSSDKWPVDDETLLSVVDNFICDKLTSYDDQRDIPSIKGTSGLSPYLALGIISPKQLLINIQQRYPDILTTSKSKTFTWVNELIWREFYRHLIAEYPKLSRGENFNEKYNPVKWRKSEKEFNAWCEGRTGYPLVDAAMLQLKQTGWMHNRLRMVVASFLTKHLLIDWREGERFFMQHLIDGDLASNNGGWQWAASTGCDAQPYFRIFNPITQSERFDPTGKFIRKYLPELENVPDKHIHFPHTYLAATGKGSKCYWPAIVDHKAARERALAAFKV, translated from the coding sequence ATGAATACATTATTTTGGTTTAGGCGCGATTTGCGCCTTTTTTCGAATGAAGCGTTAATAGAAGCGCTAAATAATGGCGCTAAACACGCCATTTTTTTTGTTTGCGAAAAACAGTGGCAACAACACCAAGCAGCGCCAATACAAATTGATTTACTAAAGCGACGTGTAACTTATTTGCAAGAGCAACTTGCCAATTTCGGCATAACGCTTAATGTAATAAACGCTCCTAACTTTAGTGATTGTGAATCTGAGCTACTTTCGTTTTGTGAAACTCATGATATTCAGCATATTATTGCTAATACAGAATACGAGCTTAACGAAGAAAATCGAGACAAAGATGTTTTAGCGCAATGTGACAAACGTTCCATTACTTTTACATTATACGAAGGAGATTTAATTGCGCCTGTTGGTAGCATTAAAAACCAAAGTAATGAAATGTATAAAGTATTCACACCATTTAAACGCGCATGGTTAAAACAGTATCAAGATACTCACTTTAGCTTGGCGCAATGGCCACTAGAACAAAACCCTATAAAAATTGAAAAAAGCCAGCACCTTGAAAACGATGGTAGTTCGGATAAATGGCCTGTTGATGATGAAACACTTTTGAGTGTTGTTGATAATTTTATTTGCGATAAGTTAACAAGCTACGACGATCAGCGTGACATCCCCAGTATTAAAGGTACATCGGGTTTGAGCCCGTATTTAGCGCTGGGCATTATTAGCCCAAAGCAGTTGCTAATTAATATACAGCAACGTTACCCCGACATTCTGACTACATCAAAAAGTAAAACATTCACGTGGGTTAATGAGCTTATTTGGCGAGAGTTTTACAGGCATCTTATTGCAGAGTACCCGAAGCTCTCTCGTGGTGAAAACTTTAACGAGAAATACAATCCTGTTAAATGGCGAAAAAGTGAAAAAGAATTTAACGCGTGGTGCGAGGGACGTACTGGTTACCCACTCGTAGACGCTGCTATGTTACAGCTTAAGCAAACTGGATGGATGCATAACCGTTTAAGAATGGTAGTGGCCAGTTTTTTAACTAAACACCTATTAATTGACTGGCGTGAAGGTGAGCGCTTTTTTATGCAGCACCTTATTGATGGCGATTTAGCTTCTAACAATGGTGGCTGGCAGTGGGCTGCAAGCACAGGGTGTGATGCACAACCGTATTTTAGGATTTTCAACCCTATTACCCAAAGTGAGCGCTTTGATCCAACAGGTAAGTTTATACGTAAGTATTTGCCTGAGCTTGAAAATGTGCCAGATAAACACATTCATTTTCCGCATACCTACTTAGCTGCAACGGGCAAGGGAAGTAAATGTTACTGGCCAGCAATTGTTGATCACAAAGCTGCACGTGAACGTGCGCTCGCTGCATTTAAGGTATGA
- a CDS encoding DUF3800 domain-containing protein has product MRYVLIHKLSVLFDEDLLRESWRLSTVKRIENCEDAIVSLLSEVKSRAENAPLDARSKELIIDALDFGIRKPLSLDFGHPDQKIISPNAVGFQFVVAAIARRTRKKRRKSVSSIIVDRQNQFNKAQIGTHYNLSRIAEGIKNSSEKDKAMYFNNPLYTDFSPEEVSHKGLTDKELTISKSADSIGLQIVDVYLWIANKLISGVNLPSELMELWQLFQHRSLIDGISMRGMAERFKNFEKNLPKLNDLTDEQRIVAKESVVQHRKKVKALV; this is encoded by the coding sequence TTGAGATACGTTTTAATACACAAATTATCTGTTCTATTTGACGAAGATCTGCTTCGAGAGTCTTGGAGGTTATCAACAGTAAAACGGATTGAGAATTGTGAGGATGCTATCGTTAGTCTGCTTTCGGAAGTTAAAAGTCGAGCAGAGAACGCTCCCCTAGACGCGAGATCCAAAGAGCTTATCATCGATGCTTTGGATTTCGGTATTAGAAAGCCACTATCACTTGATTTCGGTCACCCAGATCAAAAAATAATATCTCCGAATGCTGTTGGTTTTCAGTTTGTCGTAGCTGCAATTGCACGACGAACAAGGAAGAAACGCAGGAAGTCAGTGTCATCTATAATCGTGGATAGGCAAAATCAATTCAATAAGGCTCAAATTGGAACGCACTATAATCTTTCAAGAATAGCCGAAGGCATTAAAAACTCTTCTGAGAAAGATAAGGCCATGTATTTCAATAATCCACTCTATACGGATTTTTCGCCTGAAGAAGTTTCACATAAAGGTTTAACAGATAAGGAGTTGACGATTTCGAAAAGTGCTGACTCTATAGGGCTTCAAATTGTTGACGTTTATTTGTGGATTGCAAATAAACTTATTTCTGGTGTTAATCTACCATCAGAATTAATGGAACTCTGGCAGTTATTTCAACATCGGAGCTTGATCGATGGCATCTCAATGAGAGGGATGGCCGAGCGATTCAAAAACTTCGAGAAAAATCTACCTAAGCTCAATGATCTAACAGATGAGCAGCGAATAGTGGCAAAGGAATCAGTCGTTCAGCATCGAAAAAAAGTTAAGGCGCTTGTCTAG
- a CDS encoding sigma-70 family RNA polymerase sigma factor — translation MVSQQQSTRCEPNTGKYTAMPETPSSELMQALLSVAQDRDKKAFAYLFEYFSPKIKRFGIKQFGVEAQAMELVQETLTSVWRKAHLYNSDKGAATTWVYTVMRNASFDMLRKMKSNKEENISEDIWPLINDSEDTNHEYTDHLEDKQIKRYLDKLPIAQREVVRGVYFQDMSQEQLAQQLNIPVGTVKSRLRLALQKLRNEMGDQHD, via the coding sequence ATGGTAAGTCAACAACAGTCAACTCGTTGTGAACCTAATACAGGTAAGTATACTGCCATGCCAGAAACGCCTAGTTCTGAACTTATGCAAGCATTACTATCGGTTGCACAAGACCGTGATAAAAAAGCATTTGCCTATTTATTTGAATATTTTTCACCAAAAATTAAGCGCTTTGGAATAAAGCAATTTGGTGTGGAAGCACAAGCCATGGAGCTTGTACAAGAAACATTAACGTCTGTATGGCGTAAAGCACACTTATATAATAGCGATAAAGGTGCTGCTACTACGTGGGTTTATACAGTTATGCGTAATGCGTCATTTGATATGCTTCGTAAAATGAAGAGCAATAAAGAAGAAAACATCAGCGAAGACATTTGGCCTTTAATTAATGATTCTGAAGACACAAATCACGAATACACTGACCATTTAGAAGACAAACAAATTAAACGCTACCTTGATAAATTGCCTATCGCTCAACGTGAAGTTGTTCGTGGTGTTTATTTTCAAGATATGTCGCAAGAGCAACTAGCTCAACAACTTAATATTCCAGTAGGCACGGTAAAATCACGATTACGTTTAGCCTTGCAGAAATTACGTAATGAAATGGGAGATCAGCATGATTAA
- a CDS encoding IS110 family transposase, with protein sequence MNKHSILFIGLDTHKEFNEVAYIEEHRGAQPVHLGRIPSSKVAVQKLVRQFESKYPGATLHFVYEAGPCGYWIYRLITSLGHCCYVVAPSLIPKKSGEKIKTDKRDALKLSKLLKSEDLTPIYVPEPEDEAVRDLSRAREVAMKDLKDAKYQLKALLLRNNINYKGTANWSQKHLRWLTELVLPHPAQHIVLQEFLHTITERISRLERLDNELTHHFHQWRYYPVVKAIQAMRGVRLLVATGVVAELGDLSRFDHPRKLMSYLGLVPSEHSSGGKRHIGAITKCGNGRARRLLVEGAHTYRYAANISTDMQKRQEGLPKDIIDIAWKAQLRLCKRYKKMIAKGKHYNLVVTAIAREMIAYIWAIAKEVVLTPVNTKLRLARVPA encoded by the coding sequence ATGAATAAACATAGCATACTTTTTATCGGTCTTGATACACATAAAGAATTCAATGAAGTTGCCTATATTGAAGAACATAGAGGCGCGCAACCTGTTCATCTTGGCCGAATTCCCTCTTCCAAAGTGGCCGTTCAAAAGCTTGTTCGTCAGTTCGAATCGAAATACCCTGGCGCAACACTTCATTTTGTTTATGAAGCAGGCCCTTGTGGTTATTGGATTTACCGATTAATTACCAGCCTCGGCCATTGCTGTTATGTGGTTGCACCTTCTCTTATTCCTAAAAAATCTGGTGAGAAAATTAAAACCGATAAACGTGATGCCCTTAAGCTTTCTAAATTACTTAAGTCTGAAGATTTAACACCTATCTATGTTCCTGAGCCTGAAGATGAAGCTGTACGTGATTTATCTCGTGCACGCGAAGTAGCCATGAAGGATTTAAAAGATGCCAAATATCAATTAAAGGCGCTGCTGCTTCGCAATAATATTAATTACAAAGGCACTGCGAATTGGTCACAAAAACATTTACGTTGGCTCACTGAGCTTGTGTTGCCACACCCCGCTCAGCACATCGTCTTACAAGAATTTTTACACACAATTACCGAACGAATAAGCCGACTTGAGCGGCTAGATAATGAACTAACACACCACTTTCACCAGTGGCGTTATTATCCTGTAGTAAAAGCAATACAAGCTATGCGTGGTGTCCGTTTGTTGGTCGCCACTGGCGTTGTTGCTGAGCTTGGCGATTTATCGCGTTTCGACCACCCCCGTAAATTAATGAGTTATCTCGGTCTTGTACCCAGTGAACATTCGAGTGGTGGCAAACGCCATATTGGCGCCATCACAAAATGCGGGAACGGCCGAGCAAGACGCCTTCTTGTGGAAGGTGCACACACTTATCGGTATGCGGCAAATATATCAACAGATATGCAAAAACGACAAGAAGGCTTACCAAAAGACATTATTGATATTGCGTGGAAAGCACAGCTTAGGCTCTGCAAACGCTATAAAAAAATGATAGCCAAAGGGAAACACTACAATCTGGTTGTTACCGCCATTGCCCGAGAAATGATTGCGTACATATGGGCAATTGCAAAAGAAGTGGTGCTTACGCCAGTGAATACAAAACTTAGATTGGCAAGAGTACCCGCATGA
- a CDS encoding nuclear transport factor 2 family protein, protein MDNQLPVDKFVDIYQQLNSSNLDLLSDIYADNIQFIDPMHEINGIESLRDYFANLYSNVKHCQFDITDSFGINNNAFVYWTMHYSHPKLASGKTISVQGHSKLIFDNDKIVKHRDYFNVGELLYKHIPILGSVVSYIDKRAG, encoded by the coding sequence ATGGATAACCAGTTACCAGTAGATAAATTTGTTGATATTTACCAGCAACTTAATAGCTCTAATTTGGACTTATTAAGTGACATTTATGCCGACAATATCCAATTTATTGATCCGATGCACGAAATTAACGGCATAGAAAGTTTGCGTGACTATTTTGCAAATTTATATAGCAATGTTAAGCATTGTCAATTTGATATAACGGATTCGTTTGGTATCAACAACAATGCATTTGTTTATTGGACAATGCATTATTCACATCCCAAACTGGCTTCTGGCAAAACCATATCTGTGCAGGGGCACAGTAAGCTAATTTTTGATAATGATAAAATTGTTAAGCATCGTGATTATTTCAACGTTGGCGAACTACTTTACAAGCATATTCCAATCCTAGGTAGTGTGGTTAGTTACATTGATAAGAGGGCGGGCTAA